The genomic interval CCTTGCACTGGCCCACTATTCCCCGGGCCCATCTGGGTGAATTACTCGGGGCAGGAGCGGGGCTGGCACTGATCAGCTTTAGCAGCGCCATTCTGACTGCCCGCAGCTTTGCCGCAAAAAATCGCTACGAGATCGATGCAGACAGGGAATTTACCGCGCTGGGTATGGCCAATATTGCAGCGGGCGTTTTCACAGCGCATGGATGGCGGGCGCGGATTCCGAACGGCTGAATGATAATCCGGTTAAGACTCATGTAGCCGTTCGCATCCGGCCGACATCGCAGCCTCGCGTAAACCGCCCGCTGCAATATTGGCCATACCCAGCGCGGTAAATTCCCTGTCTGCATCGATCTCGTAGCGATTTTTTGCGGCAAAGCTGCGGGCAGTCAGAATGGCGCTGCTAAAGCTGATCAGTGCCAGCCCCGCTCCTGCCCCGAGTAATTCACCCAGATGGGCCCGGGAATAGTGGGCCAGTGCAAGGTGGGTAGGCCAGCTGGCAATAAGCCGATAATGGCGATGCCTGCATTTTGTAAATTCAGACTAAAGATGATTAACCCTGCCAGCCCCATGGCAACAAGGGCGGTGGGCAGCTTAGGCAGTAGGCGTTTAATAACTTGAATGGCTAACAGCGTACCAAGGCCAATGACTGCTGTGGCTGGATGCAGCTCGGGCAGGCGATCTGGCAGCTCCAGAATCCGGCCAATAAAATCGTGTTTATGAAAGTAAATCCCAGCAATTTACCTAGCTGCCCCAGTGCAATACTGATTGCTACACCGTTTAAAAAACCAGCCAGAATGGGCGGGGATAAGAAGTCGGCCAGAAACCCCAGCTTAAAGCGGCTAGCGAGCAGGCAAAACAGCCCGGTAATCAGCGCCAAAGCCACTGAAAGCGAGATATACAGCTCAGAATTTCCCATTGCCATCGGCAGCAAGGTAGAAGCCACCATGGCACAGGTCGCGGCATCTGGGCCGACGATTAATTGCCTAGAAGAGCCAAACAGCGCATAAGCCACCATGGCAGAATGCTGGCATATAGGCCAGCAATCGGGCTCATTCCCGCCAACTGGGCGTAGGCCACGCCCACCGGCAGCGCGACGGAGGCCACCGATAAGCCCGCCAGCAAATCCTGCCGCCAGCAATCCCGTGGGTAATTTAGAAATATGGCCAGCCCAGGGATAATGCGCAGAAAGAATATGTTCAATGCAGGGTCCTGTTGCTTAGCTAACGTTTTTTTCAGGGAGGCAAAGCGTTATATTTTGCCCACTTGGGGGGATGAGCGTTGTGTATTGATGTGCCGCTTATTCTTAGCAAATCACCCCTGCCTGATCTCTGCAAAACTGAATAAACCTGCGCAAAGCGGTGGAGTGATATTTTTGTTTATGCCATGCAAGGTAAAGCTGGCGTGGGAAGCGCTGCTGCATGGCGAGGCAAACTAATCGCCCATTATTGATACGGTCTTGTGCTGCCAGCCTGGATATAAAGCTGATGCCCAGCCCCTGTTCCACAGCTAACATGACGGCCTCTAGGGTATTTAGTTCCAATCCGATTCGGCTGGTGCTGAGCTGTGGCTGTATCAGTTGCTCAAATTGTTCCCGATTACCTGACATGGGTTCACGAAGCACCCATGTTTCGCCGCTTAATGCAGAGATAGCCAGTTTGGCCTGTTTGACAAATGGATGAGCGGGGGCCGCCACAATGCACATTTCATCCTGCAGCCATGGATCGGCGATTAAATCTGGGTGATGGTTTTCACCTTCGATCAAGGCGAGATCCAGCTCAAAATGCGCAAGCGCATGGCTCAGGATATGGGTATTGGCGATGGATATGCGTGGTGTGGTGGTTTGTTCGGTGCGTGCCAGCAAAATAGGTAGCAGATAGTTGCCTATGGTTTGGGTAGCCCCAAGGCGCAGCTGGCCGACCGGTTCGTTATCGCTGGCAAACATCGTTTCAATATCCATCATCCGGGCGAGCAATTCTTCGGCCACGGGCTGTAATAATTTACCTTCTGCGTTTAATTGCAGGCGCGGATGTATCCGATCAAACAACGGTGTGGCCAGCTGGCGCTCTAACTCTTGCAAAGACTGAGAAATGGCGCCCTTGCTCAGGCACAGCTCATTGGCTGCCGTGCCAAGATTGCCATAGCGGGCAATGGCAGCGAAGGATTTTAGCTGTTGCAGAGTGAGCTTCATTTGATTTAACTAAACGCCTAATTCAAATCATTTAGATATGATAACAATATCCGGGCGTATTCTATTTGTACTGCAATAAATAAGAAGGTCGTCGTATGTTTAAGCGAATTCATCAATTACTTGCCGCCGCTCCTACTCCAATGGCGGGTTTAGCTTTAGGCCTTGCCAGCCTTGGGTGTGTTGGGAAAACGCTGGCGATTTTTCTGGTTATGCTCAGCTATCAGGCGCTGTGATCGCCTCAGTGCTGTTACTTATTCTAGCTTTCAAATTTGTGCTTCACCCCGTTTACTGCTGAAGATTTAGCCCACCCTGTGGTTGGCAGCGTGGTTCCAACCTTTGCAATGGCTACGATGGTGGTGTCAAAGGCATCAGGTCACTTTGCTCCG from Iodobacter fluviatilis carries:
- a CDS encoding LysR substrate-binding domain-containing protein; the encoded protein is MKLTLQQLKSFAAIARYGNLGTAANELCLSKGAISQSLQELERQLATPLFDRIHPRLQLNAEGKLLQPVAEELLARMMDIETMFASDNEPVGQLRLGATQTIGNYLLPILLARTEQTTTPRISIANTHILSHALAHFELDLALIEGENHHPDLIADPWLQDEMCIVAAPAHPFVKQAKLAISALSGETWVLREPMSGNREQFEQLIQPQLSTSRIGLELNTLEAVMLAVEQGLGISFISRLAAQDRINNGRLVCLAMQQRFPRQLYLAWHKQKYHSTALRRFIQFCRDQAGVIC